In Streptomyces sp. NBC_01231, the sequence CTGGCGATCTCAATGGTGTGGCCGCCGGCCCGGGGCAGCAGGCGGCGCTGCAACGCCAGTACCTGCGTGTGCTCGCGCTGATGCTGACGGGCCAGATCGACGTGATGGGCGGTCCTGGCCACCAGTTCCTGCAGGTCGAACAACTCGCTGTCGCGGAAGGGGCAGCCCGCCCGCCGCCAGACCTCCGCCACGCCCAGCACGACGGGCGGCGCGGAGTCCAGAACCAGCGGTATGCACGCGACACTCGCCGACCGGTCACCGGGCACCAGGGCACGTACCACTCGCGGACTGTCGAGTAGCCGCTCGACCGCCTCCCGGTCGGGTATGACGATGGCCTGCGGAGCATCGTTCCGCAGTACCGCCTGTGCCAGCAGGCGACTCGCGTCGCTCGGAAGATCGCCGCCCGGAGTCACGTAACCCTCGGGCCACGCCCTGTCCGGCACCAGGGCTGCCCGCCGTAGCCGGATGCGGCCCTGCGCCTGGTCGGTGACTCCCTCGCCCGTCCACACGGCGAAGTCGAGGTCGACGGCGGCCACGTCTCCCCAGGCCAGCAGTGACTCCGCCAGCGACTGCGCGGTCTCGCCGATGTCCAGCGAGGTGCCGATCGCGTTCTCGGCGGCGTACAGGTGCAGCCTCCTGGCCATGGCGATCAGGGAGACGGTCAAACCCTCTTCAGGTGCCGCGGCGGGCAGGATGCTCATCGAGACCACCAGCTCCGACCCGTCGCCCCGCCGCAGGCGCTGGATCCGGGCGACGTGCGCCTCGCCGATCTCCAGGACCTGCCGCAACCGCCGTGTGACCGTCGGTACGTCCCCGGGGGGCAGGAGATCGGCGAAAGGACTCCCGGCAGCGGGCTCCAGACCCGCGAATACGGGGGCGTCCAGATTGCAGCGGGTGATTCTCAGATCCCGGTCCAGGTTGACCACGCCGAGAATCTGATCCTGACGGGCGTCTGCCGGGTCGTCGGGTATGCGCCGGCGGGGGGCGCGGTCGCCCTGCGCGTTGCCGGGACCGGCGGCCGCTGCCGCTCCGCCGCGCGGGATGTAGCGCCCCAGTGCGCTGCTGACCAGGTCAAACGGCGACGAGGGCGAGGGGGTGGGTGTGGAGTCCATGCGGCCCTCTCGACAATCCCCGGCGCGGTGCCGGGGCCGTACTCGGACCCGTGCGACGGGGCCCGGAGACCCCTGACCGCACACCTCATTGAATAACACCGGGGGGCGCTTCGCCCACACCAGAGGATCGCGCGGTGAACGCCGACGGTGAGGAATGCCGCGGCTGTGGGGCCGTGCTCACCTTGCCGGGGGCGTCGCCCGCCAGGCTCGGCGACCGTCGCAGGACCACTGGGCGCCGACTGGGGGGTGCGAGATCGGCGCCCGATCCCTAGCGGTGCCAGAGGGCTACGCGGAGTGACCACTCGCGGTGCTGTCGGCGGTCCGCTGCCAGTCAGGTATGGCAGGCCCTCGTTCCATCCGCCCGTACCCCCTCTCGCAGCCGCCATGAGGCAGGTGCCGAACAACACCGAGACACCGGCCTGGCGCCGGGCCATGTCCGTCGTACCGGTCGTGCGGACCCCGGCACGTGGCGTTTCCCGTGCGCTGGGGCACCGGACGCCCGGCGCGGCGTCACGAGCGCGGTGACCCATGTGCCGGCAGCGCGGCGGCCGTATCGGTCGATGGCAGTTCGTCTCTCACTGATTGAGAATGCCGTCGCGACCGTCTGTCGTCCGCGCGCATCCTGCCTGCAACCCAACGACGGGAGGCGACAACGTGGTCGGAACCAGTGAGGTCGCGGATTCCGGGTCCGGCGTCGCCGCCGGGCGGTCGACGCCAAGGAACGCGGCGACTCTGACGGTGTCCGCGAAGGAGGATGTCGCCGAGGGCGTCGTGGCACTCACTCTCGCCCACCCGGACGGCGCGCGGCTGCCGGACTGGACGCCGGGCTCTCACATCGACCTGGCCCTGCCATGGGGGCCCCACCGCTCGAACGAAGCAGGGAGTGGGGGAGGGGCGACCAGACAGTACTCCCTGTGCGGCGACCGATGGGACGCGCACACCTACCGGATCGCCGTGCTGCGGGATCCCGCGGGCCGCGGCTGCTCCGCCCATGTGCACGATCGGTTGCGTGCGGGAGACCGCGTCGGGGTCGGCGGCCCGCGCAACCACTTCCCCCTGGTGCCGTCGGAGAAGTACCTGTTCATCGCGGGCGGCATCGGCATCACCCCGTTGCTGCCCATGATGCGCCAGGCCGAACTGCTCGGTGCGGACTGGCAGTTGCTGTACGGCGGGCGTACACGGTCGTCGATGGCCTTTCGCGAGGAGCTGACGGCTGCCCACGGCGAGCGGGTGCACGTCGTCCCGCAGGACGAACTCGGGCTGCTGGACCTGGCGGCCTGGCTGGGCACACCGCGGCCGGACACCAAGGTGTACTGCTGCGGCCCCGCTCCGCTGCTCGCCGCCGTCGAAGCGGCGTGCGCCGCCTGGCCGCCGTATGCCCTGCGGGTCGAGCGCTTCACCGCCGCCGCGCAGACCGCGTCGGTGCGGGACGCGCCCTTCGAGGTCGAGCTGCGCCGCACCGGACGTAGCATCACCGTCACCCCGGAGGTCTCGGTGCTGGATGCGGTGCGGCGCGCCGGTGCCGACGTGCTGTCCTCCTGCGAGCAGGGCACCTGCGGAACATGTCTGACACCGGTGCTGGAAGGGCAGCCGGATCACCGGGACTCGGTGCTGGCCGACCATGAACGGGCGGCGA encodes:
- a CDS encoding SpoIIE family protein phosphatase — its product is MDSTPTPSPSSPFDLVSSALGRYIPRGGAAAAAGPGNAQGDRAPRRRIPDDPADARQDQILGVVNLDRDLRITRCNLDAPVFAGLEPAAGSPFADLLPPGDVPTVTRRLRQVLEIGEAHVARIQRLRRGDGSELVVSMSILPAAAPEEGLTVSLIAMARRLHLYAAENAIGTSLDIGETAQSLAESLLAWGDVAAVDLDFAVWTGEGVTDQAQGRIRLRRAALVPDRAWPEGYVTPGGDLPSDASRLLAQAVLRNDAPQAIVIPDREAVERLLDSPRVVRALVPGDRSASVACIPLVLDSAPPVVLGVAEVWRRAGCPFRDSELFDLQELVARTAHHVDLARQHQREHTQVLALQRRLLPRAGGHTIEIASIYQPATPDSAGVGGDWVNSFPLPDGRTALVVGDVVGHGLGAAAAMGQLSMEARALLSAGLAPDEVLEHLDETVTLLDDTESGLTAGYSALGSTCCIALYDPVSHHVALSSAGHLPPVLMLPNGHAGPLPIRPHPGLGAEFALREPFDVHTFRAPPGSLLALYTDGLVEDRTLSIDESISRLADAVSTVHPWDALQQAARHVVSALAPVRQRDDVTLLLARMIGYRKEDTATWRLAARDDAPARARAHVLALLRQWHTRGGTQNDVPLLVSELVTNAVRYATGPITIRLIRAGPTLLCEVGDTGNGRPHLSRGGLLDDGGRGLHIVHRLTTRWGVRWTDTGKVVWAEVAR
- a CDS encoding PDR/VanB family oxidoreductase; protein product: MVGTSEVADSGSGVAAGRSTPRNAATLTVSAKEDVAEGVVALTLAHPDGARLPDWTPGSHIDLALPWGPHRSNEAGSGGGATRQYSLCGDRWDAHTYRIAVLRDPAGRGCSAHVHDRLRAGDRVGVGGPRNHFPLVPSEKYLFIAGGIGITPLLPMMRQAELLGADWQLLYGGRTRSSMAFREELTAAHGERVHVVPQDELGLLDLAAWLGTPRPDTKVYCCGPAPLLAAVEAACAAWPPYALRVERFTAAAQTASVRDAPFEVELRRTGRSITVTPEVSVLDAVRRAGADVLSSCEQGTCGTCLTPVLEGQPDHRDSVLADHERAANDCMFLCVSRSCGDRLVLDL